A single Ischnura elegans chromosome 13 unlocalized genomic scaffold, ioIscEleg1.1 SUPER_13_unloc_4, whole genome shotgun sequence DNA region contains:
- the LOC124173283 gene encoding uncharacterized protein LOC124173283 — MWRHFGIDAENASCIHPVNALRRLWFSSDFPHLIKNVRNFFVKNEETWTPDGIVKLKHWEAIVKLGNPCGFQLKACPDLTMDHIHPKPYQKMNVRRAFQFFGGKVAAAMQVYKGRHDGLEDCDASIKIIQRFQVLIQSLNSRTQLSALRKGSENWNVSHKL; from the exons ATGTGGAGGCACTTTGGTATAGATGCCGAAAATGCCAGCTGCATTCATCCAGTGAATGCATTGAGGAGACTGTGGTTCTCGTCCGACTTCCCACATTTGATAAAGAATGTGAGgaacttttttgtgaaaaatgaggAGACTTGG ACACCTGATGGCATCGTCAAACTTAAGCACTGGGAGGCGATTGTGAAACTGGGTAATCCATGTGGATTCCAATTGAAGGCATGCCCTGATTTGACCATGGACCACATACACCCGAAACCATACCAGAAGATGAATGTTCGTAGAGCCTTTCAG TTCTTCGGTGGTAAGGTTGCAGCGGCAATGCAGGTCTACAAAGGTCGGCATGATGGTTTGGAGGACTGTGAcgcttcaataaaaataattcagcgttTTCAGGTCCTTATTCAGTCTCTCAACTCACGGACTCAATTGAGTGCACTGAGGAAGGGATCAGAAAATTGGAATGTGAGTCATAAGTTGTAA